From a single Lolium rigidum isolate FL_2022 chromosome 7, APGP_CSIRO_Lrig_0.1, whole genome shotgun sequence genomic region:
- the LOC124673831 gene encoding probable sucrose-phosphate synthase 3 isoform X2: MSEDLFEGEKGEDAGDASVAYGDSSASNTPRISSIDKLYIVLISLHGLVRGENMELGRDSDTSGQVKYVVELAKALSSCPGVYRVDLLTRQILAPNYDRGYGEPSETLLPTNFKNFKHERGENSGAYITRIPFGPKDKYLAKEQLWPYVQEFVDGALSHIVRMSKTIGEEIGCGHPMWPAAIHGHYASAGVAAALLSGALNVHMVFTGHFLGRDKLEGLLKQGKQTKEEINMTYKIMRRIEAEELSLDASEIVIASTRQEIEEQWNLYDGFEVMLARKLRARVKRGANCYGRYMPRMVIIPPGVEFGHMIQDFDMDGEEDSPSPASEDPPIWSEIMRFFTNPRKPLILAVARPYPEKNITTLVKAFGECRPLRELANLTLIMGNREAISKMSNMSAAVLTSVLTLIDEYDLYGQVAYPKHHKHSEVLDIYRLAARTKGAFVNVAYFEQFGVTLIEAAMHGLPVIATKNGAPVEIHQVLNNGLLVDPHDQNAIADALYKLLSEKQLWSRCRENGLKNIHQFSWPEHCKNYLSRILTLSPRYPAFASNDDQIKAPIKGRKYIVVIAVDSASKKDLAFIIRNSIEATRTETSSGSTGFVLSTSLTISEIHSLLISAGMVPTDFDAFICNSGSDLFYPSQTGDSPSTSRVTFALDRNYQSHVEYHWGGEGLRKYLVKWASSVVERRGRMEKQVIFDDSEHSSTCCLAFRVVNPNYLPPLKELQKLMRVQSLRCHALYNHSATRLSVIPIHASRSQAIRYLSVRWGIELPNVVILVGESGDSDYEELFGGLHKTVVLNGEFNTPANRIHTVRRYPLQDVIALDCSNIVGVQGCSTDCMRSTLEKLGIPTK; encoded by the exons ATGTCTGAAGATCTCTTTGAAGGAGAAAAGGGAGAGGATGCTGGTGATGCATCTGTTGCCTACGGTGACAGCTCAGCTTCAAACACACCTAGGATCAGTTCCATCGACAAGCTATACATAGTGTTGATCAG CCTTCATGGCCTGGTCCGTGGTGAGAACATGGAACTTGGCCGGGATTCAGACACTAGTGGGCAG GTCAAATATGTTGTGGAACTTGCTAAAGCATTGAGTTCATGCCCTGGAGTATACCGGGTTGACCTGTTGACAAGGCAAATATTAGCACCGAATTATGATCGTGGATATGGTGAACCATCAGAGACACTGTTGCCAACAAACTTCAAGAATTTTAAACATGAAAGAGGAGAGAACAGTGGTGCGTATATCACCAGAATACCATTTGGACCAAAAGACAAGTATCTAGCTAAAGAACAGCTCTGGCCTTATGTTCAAGAATTTGTTGATGGTGCACTCAGTCATATAGTGCGCATGTCGAAAACCATAGGTGAAGAAATCGGCTGTGGGCATCCAATGTGGCCTGCTGCGATTCATGGCCATTATGCCAGTGCAGGAGTAGCTGCTGCTCTACTATCTGGAGCACTTAATGTTCACATGGTATTTACAGGCCATTTTCTTGGGAGAGATAAGTTAGAAGGGCTTCTCAAGCAAGGGAAACAGACAAAGGAAGAAATAAATATGACATACAAAATAATGCGCCGAATTGAGGCAGAGGAATTGTCTCTTGATGCGTCTGAAATAGTGATTGCAAGTACTAGGCAAGAGATAGAAGAGCAATGGAACTTGTATGATGGTTTTGAAGTCATGCTTGCAAGGAAACTTCGTGCAAGAGTCAAGCGTGGTGCAAACTGCTATGGTCGTTACATGCCTCGTATGGTT ATAATTCCTCCAGGTGTTGAATTTGGCCATATGATTCAAGATTTTGATATGGATGGTGAGGAAGATAGCCCATCACCAGCATCCGAAGATCCACCTATTTGGTCTGAG ATAATGCGGTTCTTTACAAATCCTAGGAAACCATTGATTCTGGCTGTTGCTCGTCCTTACCCAGAAAAGAATATTACAACGCTTGTGAAGGCTTTTGGTGAATGCCGACCATTGAGGGAGCTTGCTAACCTA ACTCTGATTATGGGTAACCGTGAGGCTATTTCCAAAATGAGTAATATGAGTGCAGCTGTTTTGACATCAGTGCTTACACTGATTGATGAATATGATCTGTATGGTCAAGTGGCATACCCAAAGCATCACAAACACTCTGAAGTTCTTGATATTTATCGTTTAGCGGCGAGAACAAAG GGTGCTTTTGTAAATGTAGCTTACTTTGAACAATTTGGTGTCACCTTGATAGAG GCGGCCATGCATGGTTTACCTGTAATTGCAACAAAAAATGGAGCTCCTGTTGAAATTCACCAG GTGCTGAACAATGGTCTTCTTGTTGATCCCCATGATCAGAATGCAATTGCTGATGCACTCTATAAACTTCTTTCTGAAAAACAACTTTGGTCAAGATGTCGAGAGAATGGGCTGAAAAATATACACCAGTTTTCTTGGCCTGAACATTGCAAGAATTACTTGTCAAGGATATTAACTCTTAGCCCAAGATACCCTGCTTTTGCGAGCAATGATGACCAAATTAAGGCTCCTATCAAGGGAAGAAAGTATATTGTTGTTATTGCCGTAGACTCTGCCAGTAAGAAAGATCTAGCCTTTATCATCAGAAATTCTATCGAGGCTACACGGACAGAAACTTCATCAGGTTCAACGGGTTTCGTGTTGTCGACTTCCCTGACAATATCGGAGATACATTCTCTATTAATATCCGCAGGGATGGTTCCCACTGATTTTGATGCTTTCATATGCAATAGTGGGAGTGATTTATTTTACCCTTCACAGACTGGTGATTCACCAAGCACTTCCCGTGTAACATTTGCATTAGACCGTAATTACCAGTCTCATGTCGAGTATCACTGGGGTGGAGAAGGTTTAAGAAAGTATCTAGTGAAGTGGGCTTCTTCAGTAGTGGAAAGGAGGGGCAGAATGGAAAAGCAAGTTATTTTTGATGATTCAGAACACTCCTCGACATGTTGCCTAGCATTTAGAGTGGTCAATCCAAATTAT TTACCTCCTTTAAAGGAGCTGCAGAAGTTGATGAGAGTCCAATCACTACGTTGTCATGCTCTTTATAACCACAGTGCTACCAGGCTATCTGTAATTCCAATTCATGCATCACGGTCTCAGGCTATAAG GTACTTATCTGTTCGTTGGGGCATAGAGTTGCCAAATGTAGTGATTCTTGTTGGTGAAAGCGGTGACTCGGACTACGAAGAGCTGTTTGGAGGTCTTCACAAGACGGTTGTGCTGAATGGCGAATTCAACACCCCTGCAAACAGAATCCACACAGTCAGGCGGTACCCATTACAAGATGTTATCGCGCTTGATTGCTCCAACATCGTAGGAGTCCAGGGATGCAGCACTGATTGCATGAGGTCTACTCTAGAAAAGCTCGGGATACCGACAAAATGA
- the LOC124673831 gene encoding probable sucrose-phosphate synthase 3 isoform X1, giving the protein MVGGMCGNDNWINSYLDAILDAGKGAPGGGAGPGGGGRGGGAGDRPSLLLRERGHFSPARYFVEEVITGYDETDLYKTWSRANAMRSPQERNTRLENMTWRIWNLARKKKEAEEANRLLKRRLETEKPRTDAAAEMSEDLFEGEKGEDAGDASVAYGDSSASNTPRISSIDKLYIVLISLHGLVRGENMELGRDSDTSGQVKYVVELAKALSSCPGVYRVDLLTRQILAPNYDRGYGEPSETLLPTNFKNFKHERGENSGAYITRIPFGPKDKYLAKEQLWPYVQEFVDGALSHIVRMSKTIGEEIGCGHPMWPAAIHGHYASAGVAAALLSGALNVHMVFTGHFLGRDKLEGLLKQGKQTKEEINMTYKIMRRIEAEELSLDASEIVIASTRQEIEEQWNLYDGFEVMLARKLRARVKRGANCYGRYMPRMVIIPPGVEFGHMIQDFDMDGEEDSPSPASEDPPIWSEIMRFFTNPRKPLILAVARPYPEKNITTLVKAFGECRPLRELANLTLIMGNREAISKMSNMSAAVLTSVLTLIDEYDLYGQVAYPKHHKHSEVLDIYRLAARTKGAFVNVAYFEQFGVTLIEAAMHGLPVIATKNGAPVEIHQVLNNGLLVDPHDQNAIADALYKLLSEKQLWSRCRENGLKNIHQFSWPEHCKNYLSRILTLSPRYPAFASNDDQIKAPIKGRKYIVVIAVDSASKKDLAFIIRNSIEATRTETSSGSTGFVLSTSLTISEIHSLLISAGMVPTDFDAFICNSGSDLFYPSQTGDSPSTSRVTFALDRNYQSHVEYHWGGEGLRKYLVKWASSVVERRGRMEKQVIFDDSEHSSTCCLAFRVVNPNYLPPLKELQKLMRVQSLRCHALYNHSATRLSVIPIHASRSQAIRYLSVRWGIELPNVVILVGESGDSDYEELFGGLHKTVVLNGEFNTPANRIHTVRRYPLQDVIALDCSNIVGVQGCSTDCMRSTLEKLGIPTK; this is encoded by the exons ATGGTGGGCGGGATGTGCGGGAACGACAACTGGATCAACAGCTACCTGGACGCCATCCTCGACGCGGGGAAGGGCGCCCCGGGCGGAGGCGCCgggcccggcggcggcggacgcgggggTGGAGCGGGAGACCGGCCCTCGCTCCTCCTCCGCGAGCGCGGCCACTTCTCCCCCGCCCGGTACTTCGTCGAGGAGGTCATCACCGGCTACGACGAGACCGACCTCTACAAGACGTGGTCGCGC GCGAACGCGATGCGGAGCCCGCAGGAGAGGAACACGCGGCTGGAGAACATGACCTGGAGGATCTGGAACCTCgccaggaagaagaaggag GCTGAAGAAGCCAACCGTTTGTTAAAACGTCGCCTAGAGACAGAGAAGCCACGGACTGATGCCGCTGCAGAAATGTCTGAAGATCTCTTTGAAGGAGAAAAGGGAGAGGATGCTGGTGATGCATCTGTTGCCTACGGTGACAGCTCAGCTTCAAACACACCTAGGATCAGTTCCATCGACAAGCTATACATAGTGTTGATCAG CCTTCATGGCCTGGTCCGTGGTGAGAACATGGAACTTGGCCGGGATTCAGACACTAGTGGGCAG GTCAAATATGTTGTGGAACTTGCTAAAGCATTGAGTTCATGCCCTGGAGTATACCGGGTTGACCTGTTGACAAGGCAAATATTAGCACCGAATTATGATCGTGGATATGGTGAACCATCAGAGACACTGTTGCCAACAAACTTCAAGAATTTTAAACATGAAAGAGGAGAGAACAGTGGTGCGTATATCACCAGAATACCATTTGGACCAAAAGACAAGTATCTAGCTAAAGAACAGCTCTGGCCTTATGTTCAAGAATTTGTTGATGGTGCACTCAGTCATATAGTGCGCATGTCGAAAACCATAGGTGAAGAAATCGGCTGTGGGCATCCAATGTGGCCTGCTGCGATTCATGGCCATTATGCCAGTGCAGGAGTAGCTGCTGCTCTACTATCTGGAGCACTTAATGTTCACATGGTATTTACAGGCCATTTTCTTGGGAGAGATAAGTTAGAAGGGCTTCTCAAGCAAGGGAAACAGACAAAGGAAGAAATAAATATGACATACAAAATAATGCGCCGAATTGAGGCAGAGGAATTGTCTCTTGATGCGTCTGAAATAGTGATTGCAAGTACTAGGCAAGAGATAGAAGAGCAATGGAACTTGTATGATGGTTTTGAAGTCATGCTTGCAAGGAAACTTCGTGCAAGAGTCAAGCGTGGTGCAAACTGCTATGGTCGTTACATGCCTCGTATGGTT ATAATTCCTCCAGGTGTTGAATTTGGCCATATGATTCAAGATTTTGATATGGATGGTGAGGAAGATAGCCCATCACCAGCATCCGAAGATCCACCTATTTGGTCTGAG ATAATGCGGTTCTTTACAAATCCTAGGAAACCATTGATTCTGGCTGTTGCTCGTCCTTACCCAGAAAAGAATATTACAACGCTTGTGAAGGCTTTTGGTGAATGCCGACCATTGAGGGAGCTTGCTAACCTA ACTCTGATTATGGGTAACCGTGAGGCTATTTCCAAAATGAGTAATATGAGTGCAGCTGTTTTGACATCAGTGCTTACACTGATTGATGAATATGATCTGTATGGTCAAGTGGCATACCCAAAGCATCACAAACACTCTGAAGTTCTTGATATTTATCGTTTAGCGGCGAGAACAAAG GGTGCTTTTGTAAATGTAGCTTACTTTGAACAATTTGGTGTCACCTTGATAGAG GCGGCCATGCATGGTTTACCTGTAATTGCAACAAAAAATGGAGCTCCTGTTGAAATTCACCAG GTGCTGAACAATGGTCTTCTTGTTGATCCCCATGATCAGAATGCAATTGCTGATGCACTCTATAAACTTCTTTCTGAAAAACAACTTTGGTCAAGATGTCGAGAGAATGGGCTGAAAAATATACACCAGTTTTCTTGGCCTGAACATTGCAAGAATTACTTGTCAAGGATATTAACTCTTAGCCCAAGATACCCTGCTTTTGCGAGCAATGATGACCAAATTAAGGCTCCTATCAAGGGAAGAAAGTATATTGTTGTTATTGCCGTAGACTCTGCCAGTAAGAAAGATCTAGCCTTTATCATCAGAAATTCTATCGAGGCTACACGGACAGAAACTTCATCAGGTTCAACGGGTTTCGTGTTGTCGACTTCCCTGACAATATCGGAGATACATTCTCTATTAATATCCGCAGGGATGGTTCCCACTGATTTTGATGCTTTCATATGCAATAGTGGGAGTGATTTATTTTACCCTTCACAGACTGGTGATTCACCAAGCACTTCCCGTGTAACATTTGCATTAGACCGTAATTACCAGTCTCATGTCGAGTATCACTGGGGTGGAGAAGGTTTAAGAAAGTATCTAGTGAAGTGGGCTTCTTCAGTAGTGGAAAGGAGGGGCAGAATGGAAAAGCAAGTTATTTTTGATGATTCAGAACACTCCTCGACATGTTGCCTAGCATTTAGAGTGGTCAATCCAAATTAT TTACCTCCTTTAAAGGAGCTGCAGAAGTTGATGAGAGTCCAATCACTACGTTGTCATGCTCTTTATAACCACAGTGCTACCAGGCTATCTGTAATTCCAATTCATGCATCACGGTCTCAGGCTATAAG GTACTTATCTGTTCGTTGGGGCATAGAGTTGCCAAATGTAGTGATTCTTGTTGGTGAAAGCGGTGACTCGGACTACGAAGAGCTGTTTGGAGGTCTTCACAAGACGGTTGTGCTGAATGGCGAATTCAACACCCCTGCAAACAGAATCCACACAGTCAGGCGGTACCCATTACAAGATGTTATCGCGCTTGATTGCTCCAACATCGTAGGAGTCCAGGGATGCAGCACTGATTGCATGAGGTCTACTCTAGAAAAGCTCGGGATACCGACAAAATGA
- the LOC124673831 gene encoding probable sucrose-phosphate synthase 3 isoform X3, giving the protein MELGRDSDTSGQVKYVVELAKALSSCPGVYRVDLLTRQILAPNYDRGYGEPSETLLPTNFKNFKHERGENSGAYITRIPFGPKDKYLAKEQLWPYVQEFVDGALSHIVRMSKTIGEEIGCGHPMWPAAIHGHYASAGVAAALLSGALNVHMVFTGHFLGRDKLEGLLKQGKQTKEEINMTYKIMRRIEAEELSLDASEIVIASTRQEIEEQWNLYDGFEVMLARKLRARVKRGANCYGRYMPRMVIIPPGVEFGHMIQDFDMDGEEDSPSPASEDPPIWSEIMRFFTNPRKPLILAVARPYPEKNITTLVKAFGECRPLRELANLTLIMGNREAISKMSNMSAAVLTSVLTLIDEYDLYGQVAYPKHHKHSEVLDIYRLAARTKGAFVNVAYFEQFGVTLIEAAMHGLPVIATKNGAPVEIHQVLNNGLLVDPHDQNAIADALYKLLSEKQLWSRCRENGLKNIHQFSWPEHCKNYLSRILTLSPRYPAFASNDDQIKAPIKGRKYIVVIAVDSASKKDLAFIIRNSIEATRTETSSGSTGFVLSTSLTISEIHSLLISAGMVPTDFDAFICNSGSDLFYPSQTGDSPSTSRVTFALDRNYQSHVEYHWGGEGLRKYLVKWASSVVERRGRMEKQVIFDDSEHSSTCCLAFRVVNPNYLPPLKELQKLMRVQSLRCHALYNHSATRLSVIPIHASRSQAIRYLSVRWGIELPNVVILVGESGDSDYEELFGGLHKTVVLNGEFNTPANRIHTVRRYPLQDVIALDCSNIVGVQGCSTDCMRSTLEKLGIPTK; this is encoded by the exons ATGGAACTTGGCCGGGATTCAGACACTAGTGGGCAG GTCAAATATGTTGTGGAACTTGCTAAAGCATTGAGTTCATGCCCTGGAGTATACCGGGTTGACCTGTTGACAAGGCAAATATTAGCACCGAATTATGATCGTGGATATGGTGAACCATCAGAGACACTGTTGCCAACAAACTTCAAGAATTTTAAACATGAAAGAGGAGAGAACAGTGGTGCGTATATCACCAGAATACCATTTGGACCAAAAGACAAGTATCTAGCTAAAGAACAGCTCTGGCCTTATGTTCAAGAATTTGTTGATGGTGCACTCAGTCATATAGTGCGCATGTCGAAAACCATAGGTGAAGAAATCGGCTGTGGGCATCCAATGTGGCCTGCTGCGATTCATGGCCATTATGCCAGTGCAGGAGTAGCTGCTGCTCTACTATCTGGAGCACTTAATGTTCACATGGTATTTACAGGCCATTTTCTTGGGAGAGATAAGTTAGAAGGGCTTCTCAAGCAAGGGAAACAGACAAAGGAAGAAATAAATATGACATACAAAATAATGCGCCGAATTGAGGCAGAGGAATTGTCTCTTGATGCGTCTGAAATAGTGATTGCAAGTACTAGGCAAGAGATAGAAGAGCAATGGAACTTGTATGATGGTTTTGAAGTCATGCTTGCAAGGAAACTTCGTGCAAGAGTCAAGCGTGGTGCAAACTGCTATGGTCGTTACATGCCTCGTATGGTT ATAATTCCTCCAGGTGTTGAATTTGGCCATATGATTCAAGATTTTGATATGGATGGTGAGGAAGATAGCCCATCACCAGCATCCGAAGATCCACCTATTTGGTCTGAG ATAATGCGGTTCTTTACAAATCCTAGGAAACCATTGATTCTGGCTGTTGCTCGTCCTTACCCAGAAAAGAATATTACAACGCTTGTGAAGGCTTTTGGTGAATGCCGACCATTGAGGGAGCTTGCTAACCTA ACTCTGATTATGGGTAACCGTGAGGCTATTTCCAAAATGAGTAATATGAGTGCAGCTGTTTTGACATCAGTGCTTACACTGATTGATGAATATGATCTGTATGGTCAAGTGGCATACCCAAAGCATCACAAACACTCTGAAGTTCTTGATATTTATCGTTTAGCGGCGAGAACAAAG GGTGCTTTTGTAAATGTAGCTTACTTTGAACAATTTGGTGTCACCTTGATAGAG GCGGCCATGCATGGTTTACCTGTAATTGCAACAAAAAATGGAGCTCCTGTTGAAATTCACCAG GTGCTGAACAATGGTCTTCTTGTTGATCCCCATGATCAGAATGCAATTGCTGATGCACTCTATAAACTTCTTTCTGAAAAACAACTTTGGTCAAGATGTCGAGAGAATGGGCTGAAAAATATACACCAGTTTTCTTGGCCTGAACATTGCAAGAATTACTTGTCAAGGATATTAACTCTTAGCCCAAGATACCCTGCTTTTGCGAGCAATGATGACCAAATTAAGGCTCCTATCAAGGGAAGAAAGTATATTGTTGTTATTGCCGTAGACTCTGCCAGTAAGAAAGATCTAGCCTTTATCATCAGAAATTCTATCGAGGCTACACGGACAGAAACTTCATCAGGTTCAACGGGTTTCGTGTTGTCGACTTCCCTGACAATATCGGAGATACATTCTCTATTAATATCCGCAGGGATGGTTCCCACTGATTTTGATGCTTTCATATGCAATAGTGGGAGTGATTTATTTTACCCTTCACAGACTGGTGATTCACCAAGCACTTCCCGTGTAACATTTGCATTAGACCGTAATTACCAGTCTCATGTCGAGTATCACTGGGGTGGAGAAGGTTTAAGAAAGTATCTAGTGAAGTGGGCTTCTTCAGTAGTGGAAAGGAGGGGCAGAATGGAAAAGCAAGTTATTTTTGATGATTCAGAACACTCCTCGACATGTTGCCTAGCATTTAGAGTGGTCAATCCAAATTAT TTACCTCCTTTAAAGGAGCTGCAGAAGTTGATGAGAGTCCAATCACTACGTTGTCATGCTCTTTATAACCACAGTGCTACCAGGCTATCTGTAATTCCAATTCATGCATCACGGTCTCAGGCTATAAG GTACTTATCTGTTCGTTGGGGCATAGAGTTGCCAAATGTAGTGATTCTTGTTGGTGAAAGCGGTGACTCGGACTACGAAGAGCTGTTTGGAGGTCTTCACAAGACGGTTGTGCTGAATGGCGAATTCAACACCCCTGCAAACAGAATCCACACAGTCAGGCGGTACCCATTACAAGATGTTATCGCGCTTGATTGCTCCAACATCGTAGGAGTCCAGGGATGCAGCACTGATTGCATGAGGTCTACTCTAGAAAAGCTCGGGATACCGACAAAATGA